One window from the genome of Cydia fagiglandana chromosome 21, ilCydFagi1.1, whole genome shotgun sequence encodes:
- the LOC134675144 gene encoding uncharacterized protein LOC134675144, which yields MAYLALLWKARTIEKYRLKYEKEKMNSINSKAELSSSLYQKWTVYRNDSQKKFEQIYRSLCPEGSRLANSCISLRENSSFVLKVVIGIVGGISTYFLYTVFVCQSVWTVLGWAIGLAITLGVVFSSTVRSLFLLLIPGLFSRVGRYTLACYALILILTGPAANTLKNLDTLSASLACGQEHIKTSVKEIKESKQSPLNLIQETMSDTIEKIEYLAVNMKSLVVRIRRLVMSMAHVLQSSLSWLNAIELICNEKLGTPYEHCTKILTQGTEDCDKKNLKLSNQWDWNLIVKSVCFNRSLEEPICVVGDFTKASIVATVKKKLNTYSTRLQSLLSVDIHIRRSHSCWNGSQPVSQATTGVITDLRNRADTLLAWLSWTYALTGLFLMLLLLRAKYYLLMFRTRSRFDNRYVTKELRELDLKRQRQGRVTVLPLNTRERAKYVATSSIRLLPSERMYLTRSIVFMVITTLKLMIHMVADYSLYWVLMNVRYHGGEQTFQPTNRTERTLVSGSGPLAATVRVVLEAISVPLKLPPTSTAGCLPDPNPPDLQRYAQIGTLILLLWLLALFEPYGLRLRHVISGHYEPERAKARAVWLYYHIIRTRSGFLKYARRKLHRQFKYMSEEKYTFQNLLNNCIPCQWLRTLLGVGPAEPHCLLCCTKHRQEDLDRHLKRCETPSCPGVYCARCFIDIGQLCTICYSPEDYGDLSDVSLEKFTSDDNRSDGSDYDGDDNIPLMGTQDYEVNEDEKGTWINGNKRNNSSVFSYSSGGNQESTPLLDCDFLNKDYAQQGMIKLKFNNTFSLHKVDGDFSIKSEAVFKPKQIDMTDEIMADKMLESNETNLSPLYKSRKAPIVIGDTDVTVNGISFPKRKLGAIMKMMMLLTAKDENCSKYKRNVTTKHKPFEYLVMEMFQPSQLFHRISVARRNKCSCDRFHDKTKERNETSEKEIQFLFDQLGFARILNSTEVLRNTDLQADFNFEKSEPILKYIQSAQERKEHTLTKLTKNVWSARRNVKRFLDIKNTITNSVIERSKYFRINYDKRFICKKRKRKNKSGIGLALMSIVRKFFSNKLVDDVMGDIVEDTSSGFVEGNNASVNNKTSLKERKQASHDAMEFESRLEPPQQVNECKNYSHNLSNSRKAKAFVIRAAADTSDNECPSKESNDVNDIEMKKKCDLKTSTDQTRCQNTKKLGFWESLRVRRRRTRSPHLFSINLKNEPSPNNVFTNHKKRKKHGKEEENAIKGSNVNDNTRSYRTSRSPEKEESNKRMAKYNRVMDPDPKTSPKKKEQKDNVQIQRAELKPTPAEEIHQVKRRQYDVRSAREVIILFTEDDKNIYSDTEGKMSSFKKRRSVAFSDEGDLKLTVTDCEDLKHLIQVESIDQLENEPPCEHEDVFHCRSNEETDSEEDVQIFQGGAIENVGNTQSLETGHCIKYSTKIEQPCFHEWIVEPKKREACETFGSDDEDERLEDSSHSMVNRCFQVKMKQSNEKNGSNSEHSLSNSKRTQIRNTCQCNYILKRAIENEAVTTLQERWCRCEIPSCEVCQTGCACTVVNHAETEASPSMPTYHTAVQSYGTTACAPKYRAPTGPIKGKVIKEMTERVVWPDGDDVTLEYTDETAKPRSNRKDTVKATRSTSTIAKAVADVSTITSDWWSPMFERKPMRRKRDLVLIENDWHENKYKDPNAKWDPLIYRDGHHDLGAVLSASNYLLQSEEYYNKKNPVSEKPSFKMYRQSRKGPKARRLKECHPVRKKMHSSSDVKITPKWRPIVSEEQAHALMHYKSMRNPMEKKKNHRKVKQEKDNEQYPSLQTNLNIWSPSVFSSS from the exons ATGGCGTACCTCGCTCTCCTTTGGAAAGCGCGAACTATAGAAAAATACAGACTGAAATATGAAAAGGAGAAAATGAATTCGATAAATTCCAAGGCAGAATTATCGAGCAGTTTATATCAAAAATGGACCGTGTACCGTAATGATTCGCAGAAGAAATTCGAGCAAATTTACAGAAGCTTATGCCCTGAGGGTTCGAGACTTGCGAATTCGTGCATTTCTCTGAGGGAAAATTcaagttttgttttaaaagttGTGATTGGTATTGTCGGGGGAATTTCGACATATTTTCTTTACACTGTCTTCGTTTGTCAGAGTGTTTGGACAGTTTTGGGTTGGGCTATTGGTTTGGCAATAACTTTGGGCGTCGTTTTTAGTTCCACAGTCAG GTCCTTGTTTCTCCTGCTAATACCTGGACTGTTCTCACGCGTCGGCCGGTACACCCTGGCCTGTTACGCCTTGATCCTCATCCTCACTGGACCGGCTGCCAACACTTTGAAGAACCTGGACACCCTGTCTGCTTCTTTGGCTTGTGGGCAG GAACATATAAAAACCAGTGTCAAAGAGATCAAGGAATCCAAACAGAGCCCTCTGAATCTGATCCAAGAAACGATGAGCGATACCATAGAGAAGATCGAATATTTGGCTGTAAACATGAAGAGCTTGGTTGTGCGGATACGTCGCCTGGTCATGAGTATGG CTCACGTCCTTCAATCGTCTCTGTCCTGGCTAAATGCCATCGAACTGATCTGCAACGAAAAACTAGGAACACCATACGAGCACTGCACCAAAATCCTTACCCAAGGAACGGAAGATtgtgataaaaaaaatctgaaacTGTCAAACCAATGGGATTGGAACCTGATAGTGAAATCTGTGTGTTTTAATCGGAGTCTAGAAGAGCCGATTTGCGTGGTTGGGGATTTTACGAAGGCGAGCATTGTGGCTACTGTTAAAAAAA AATTAAACACATACTCAACCCGCCTGCAATCCCTGCTATCCGTCGACATTCATATCCGCCGCTCCCATTCTTGCTGGAACGGCAGCCAGCCCGTCAGCCAAGCGACCACCGGCGTCATTACAGACCTGCGCAACCGAGCTGACACGCTGCTGGCCTGGCTGTCTTGGACCTACGCGCTTACTGGCTTGTTCCTGATGCTCCTTTTACTTAG AGCAAAGTACTACCTACTCATGTTCAGGACTCGATCCCGATTTGACAACCGCTACGTGACAAAGGAGCTTCGTGAGCTGGACCTGAAGAGACAGAGGCAAGGCAGGGTGACAGTCCTGCCTCTGAATACTAGGGAGAGGGCTAAATACGTTGCG ACCTCGTCTATCCGCCTGCTTCCTTCAGAGAGGATGTACCTGACCAGATCCATCGTGTTCATGGTGATAACGACCCTCAAGCTGATGATACACATGGTAGCCGACTACAGCCTTTATTGGGTGCTGATGAACGTACGGTACCATGGCGGAGAGCAGACCTTCCAAC CTACCAACCGCACAGAGAGAACCCTAGTGTCAGGCTCGGGTCCTCTGGCAGCGACGGTCCGCGTGGTGCTCGAAGCGATAAGTGTGCCTCTTAAACTCCCCCCGACATCCACGGCGGGCTGCCTGCCCGACCCCAACCCGCCGGATTTGCAGCGATACGCGCAGATTG GAACCCTCATTCTGCTGCTGTGGCTACTAGCGCTGTTCGAGCCATATGGCCTGAGACTGCGACACGTGATCTCAGGCCACTACGAGCCAGAACGAGCTAAGGCTCGAGCAGTCTGGCTTTACTATCACATTATTAGGACGAGAA GTGGTTTCCTGAAATACGCTAGAAGGAAACTACACAGGCAATTCAAATACATGTCGGAGGAGAAATACACATTTCAAAATTTGCTAAATAATTGTATACC ATGCCAGTGGCTACGGACTTTGCTAGGAGTGGGACCAGCCGAGCCGCATTGCTTGCTATGCTGTACGAAACACCGTCAAGAAGATCTCGATCGACATCTGAAAAG ATGTGAAACTCCCTCGTGCCCCGGAGTGTACTGCGCCCGGTGTTTCATAGACATCGGTCAGCTCTGCACGATCTGCTACTCGCCCGAAGACTACGGCGACCTTAGCGATGTCAGCCTGGAAAA GTTTACATCTGATGACAACAGAAGTGACGGTTCTGATTATGACGGTGATGATAATATACCTCTCATGGGAACGCAA GATTACGAAGTAAATGAAGATGAAAAAGGCACATGGATTAATGGTAATAAAAGAAACAATAGTAGCGTATTTTCGTATTCAAGCGGTGGTAATCAAGAATCAACACCGCTCTTAGATTGTGATTTTTTGAACAAAGATTACGCTCAACAAGGAATgattaaattgaaatttaataatactTTTAGTCTACATAAAGTTGATGGAGATTTTTCAATCAAGAGCGAAGCCGTATTCAAGCCTAAGCAGATTGATATGACAGATGAAATAATGGCAGATAAAATGCTTGAAAGTAACGAGACAAACTTATCGCCTTTATACAAAAGTAGAAAAGCTCCAATAGTTATTGGAGATACAGATGTTACTGTAAACGGCATATCATTTCCCAAACGAAAATTAGGTGCTATTATGAAAATGATGATGCTCCTAACTGCAAAGGATGAGAACTGTAGTAAATACAAACGTAATGTTACTACCAAACACAAACCATTCGAATATTTAGTCATGGAAATGTTCCAGCCTTCTCAGCTATTTCACAGAATATCTGTAGCGAGACGTAATAAATGCAGTTGCGATCGGTTTCATGATAAAACTAAAGAAAGGAATGAAACCTCGGAAAAGGAAATTCAATTTTTGTTTGACCAACTAGGCTTTGCAAGGATCTTGAATAGTACGGAAGTCTTACGAAATACAGATTTACAGGCAGACTTCAACTTTGAAAAATCTGAACCTATTTTGAAATATATACAAAGTGCCCAAGAAAGAAAAGAACATACATTGACGAAGCTGACTAAAAATGTGTGGTCTGCAAGGCGTAATGTAAAACGTTTCTTGGACATCAAGAACACTATAACTAACAGCGTTATAGAAAGATCAAAGTATTTTAGAATTAATTATGATAAGAGGTTCATTTGCAAGAAACGAAAACGCAAAAATAAAAGTGGTATAGGTTTAGCGCTTATGTCAATAGTCAGAAAATTTTTCAGTAATAAATTGGTTGATGATGTCATGGGTGACATTGTAGAAGACACTTCCAGCGGGTTCGTGGAAGGAAATAACGCATCAGTCAACAATAAGACGTCGCTTAAAGAAAGGAAACAAGCATCGCACGATGCGATGGAATTTGAAAGTCGTCTAGAACCCCCACAACAAGTGAATGAATGTAAAAATTACTCGCACAATTTAAGCAATTCTAGAAAAGCGAAAGCTTTCGTTATACGGGCTGCAGCAGACACAAGCGACAATGAATGTCCTTCTAAAGAATCAAATGACGTCAATGAtatagaaatgaaaaaaaaatgtgaccttAAAACTAGTACAGATCAAACAAGATGCCAAAATACCAAAAAACTTGGATTTTGGGAAAGTCTTCGTGTAAGAAGAAGAAGGACTCGTTCACCACATTTATTTTCTATCAATTTGAAAAACGAACCATCTCCTAATAACGTTTTTACGAATCATAAAAAGAGGAAAAAGCATGGAAAAGAAGAAGAGAACGCTATAAAAGGAAGCAATGTTAACGATAATACTAGGAGCTACAGAACATCTCGCAGTCCTGAAAAGGAAGAATCTAATAAAAGGATGGCCAAATATAATCGCGTTATGGATCCTGATCCCAAAACGTCTCCGAAAAAA AAAGAACAAAAGGACAATGTACAGATTCAGAGGGCTGAACTAAAACCAACACCGGCGGAGGAAATACACCAAGTTAAAAGAAGACAGTATGATGTTCGATCAGCCAGAGAGGTTATCATTTTAT ttACAGAAGACGATAAAAACATCTACAGTGACACCGAAGGTAAAATGTCCAGCTTTAAAAAACGCCGATCTGTTGCGTTTTCTGACGAAGGAGATTTGAAACTGACAGTCACAGATTGCGAAGAtctaaaacatttaatacaagTTGAATCAATCGATCAACTAGAAAATGAGCCACCATGTGAACACGAAGACGTTTTCCACTGTAGGTCAAACGAGGAGACAGATAGTGAAGAAGACGTACAAATCTTTCAAGGCGGAGCTATTGAAAATGTAGGAAATACACAATCTTTAGAAACAGGACACTGCATAAAATATAGCACAAAAATCGAACAACCTTGTTTCCATGAATGGATAGTAGAGCCAAAGAAACGAGAGGCATGTGAAACTTTTGGAAGTGATGACGAAGACGAACGTTTGGAAGACTCCTCCCATAGTATGGTAAATAGATGCTTCCAGGTCAAAATGAAACAAAGCAATGAAAAGAATGGTAGTAATTCGGAGCATTC TTTGTCGAACTCTAAAAGAACACAAATAAGAAACACCTGCcaatgtaattatatattaaaGCGTGCCATTGAAAATGAAGCTGTAACAACATTGCAAG AACGTTGGTGTCGTTGCGAAATACCGTCGTGCGAAGTGTGCCAGACGGGTTGTGCGTGTACAGTTGTGAATCATGCCGAAACGGAAGCATCGCCAAGCATGCCGACGTATC ATACTGCAGTACAGAGTTATGGGACTACAGCATGTGCCCCGAAGTACCGTGCCCCAACCGGGCCGATTAAGGGCAAAgttataa AGGAAATGACAGAAAGAGTTGTCTGGCCCGACGGTGATGACGTGACACTAGAATACACAGATGAGACTGCGAAACCAAGGAGTAACAGAAAAGACACTGTAAAAGCCACAAGATCGACGTCAACCATTGCGAAGGCGGTCGCAGATGTCAGCACTATCACTTCAGATTGGTGGAGCCCGATGTTTGAGAGAAAA CCGATGCGGAGAAAAAGGGACCTTGTACTAATCGAAAATGACTGgcatgaaaataaatataaagatcCCAACGCGAAATGGGATCCATTGATATATCGTGACGGACATCACG ATTTAGGTGCCGTTCTTTCAGCGTCTAACTATTTATTACAG TCGGAGGAGTACTACAACAAG AAAAATCCCGTAAGCGAAAAGCCAAGTTTCAAAATGTATCGCCAGTCGAGAAAAG GTCCTAAGGCAAGGAGACTGAAGGAGTGCCACCCGGTTCGTAAAAAA ATGCATAGCAGCTCTGATGTGAAAATCAcaccaaaatggcggccaatcGTCTCCGAGGAACAAGCTCACGCCCTGATGCATTACAAAAGCATGAG GAACCCCATGGAGAAAAAAAAGAATCACAGAAAAGTGAAACAAGAAAAGGATAATGAACAGTACCCGTCTTTGCAA